In Desulfobacteraceae bacterium, a single window of DNA contains:
- a CDS encoding Nif3-like dinuclear metal center hexameric protein, whose translation MTACVEDICQIMEAIAPARLAESWDNVGLQVGHRRWPVATVMVALDPLTAVVHAACRAGAGMLVTHHPLIFKPLQQVDLETPVGAIVATALEHRLAIFSAHTNLDSAADGLNDLLAHRIGLIPDALSPLDAPSLGSSEHASREGVGRVGSLPAAMTLEALARQVQTRIPAARVRFAGERDLLVKRVALCSGSGGSLLTAFAGSGCEVYISGDLRYHDARWAEENGRGLIDIGHFASEHLVVADLVQRLQAGLARRGLRVTVAVCDGEAEPFKTI comes from the coding sequence ATGACGGCCTGCGTCGAGGACATCTGCCAGATCATGGAGGCCATCGCACCGGCCCGGCTGGCTGAGAGCTGGGACAACGTCGGCCTTCAGGTAGGCCACCGGCGTTGGCCGGTGGCGACTGTGATGGTGGCCCTGGACCCCCTCACCGCAGTGGTTCACGCCGCCTGCCGGGCGGGGGCGGGCATGCTGGTGACCCACCACCCGCTGATTTTCAAGCCGCTCCAGCAGGTGGACCTGGAAACGCCGGTGGGCGCCATCGTCGCGACGGCCCTGGAACACCGCCTGGCGATCTTCTCGGCCCACACCAACCTGGACAGCGCCGCCGACGGCCTCAACGATCTCCTGGCGCACCGCATCGGGCTGATCCCGGACGCATTGTCACCCCTTGACGCCCCTTCCCTCGGCAGTTCAGAACACGCGTCGCGGGAGGGGGTGGGGCGGGTCGGTTCGCTGCCCGCGGCGATGACGCTGGAAGCCCTGGCGCGGCAGGTCCAAACCCGGATCCCGGCTGCGCGCGTGCGCTTCGCCGGGGAGCGGGACCTTCTTGTTAAACGCGTGGCCCTCTGCTCGGGCAGCGGCGGCAGCCTGCTGACGGCCTTCGCCGGGTCGGGCTGCGAGGTTTACATCAGCGGCGATCTGCGCTACCACGACGCCCGCTGGGCCGAGGAAAACGGCCGGGGGCTGATCGATATCGGACATTTCGCCTCGGAGCACTTGGTGGTGGCCGATCTGGTCCAACGGCTGCAGGCCGGTCTCGCCCGGCGCGGGCTGCGGGTCACGGTCGCGGTCTGCGACGGTGAAGCTGAGCCTTTTAAAACCATATAA
- a CDS encoding C4-type zinc ribbon domain-containing protein, giving the protein MATISREKIQSLVALQTIEAEIRRVQAQLAETPAKLAAVAHELESFEATLAEEDAQLQAAQKAYREQEREAQMVLAQIRKSNERLATVKTNKEYQSILKEIDDLKRKNSLIEDGMLASLDGIEAAEAALTQKKAQAQSLRQTADRRQVELERENQDLTAQLADLTRAGREAAQAVDPVLLEHFRRVQGQVKQGAVAPVIDAVCQGCHLNIPRQLFNELHRFDELTFCPHCRRIIFCQEEAEV; this is encoded by the coding sequence ATGGCGACCATATCCCGAGAAAAAATCCAGTCCCTGGTGGCGCTGCAGACCATCGAGGCCGAGATCCGCCGCGTTCAGGCCCAGCTGGCCGAGACGCCCGCGAAGCTGGCCGCCGTCGCGCACGAGTTGGAGTCCTTCGAGGCGACCCTGGCCGAAGAGGATGCCCAGCTGCAGGCGGCCCAGAAGGCTTACCGCGAGCAGGAGCGCGAGGCTCAGATGGTTTTGGCCCAAATCCGCAAAAGCAACGAACGTCTGGCCACGGTCAAGACCAACAAGGAATACCAGTCCATCCTGAAGGAGATCGACGATCTCAAGCGTAAAAACTCCCTGATCGAAGACGGGATGCTGGCCAGTCTCGATGGGATCGAGGCCGCCGAGGCCGCCTTGACCCAGAAAAAGGCCCAGGCCCAGTCCCTGCGCCAGACGGCCGACCGGCGGCAGGTTGAGCTTGAACGAGAAAACCAGGACCTAACCGCCCAGTTGGCCGATCTTACCCGGGCCGGCCGGGAGGCCGCCCAGGCCGTCGATCCGGTTTTGCTGGAGCACTTCAGGCGGGTTCAGGGGCAGGTCAAACAGGGGGCCGTGGCCCCCGTGATCGATGCCGTCTGCCAGGGCTGCCACCTCAACATCCCCCGGCAGCTCTTCAACGAGCTGCACCGGTTTGACGAATTGACCTTTTGCCCCCACTGCCGCAGGATTATCTTCTGCCAGGAGGAGGCCGAAGTGTGA